A region of the Festucalex cinctus isolate MCC-2025b chromosome 8, RoL_Fcin_1.0, whole genome shotgun sequence genome:
AATTCTTCTTTTTGGTATATGGCTGTTTATTACAAAAAGACAAGATTTGTTTTCCTTCTAGTGGCATCGTAATCTttccatacattaaaaaaaaaaaaaaggaaaaaaaagtataggttCCATACCAGGAAAACcttttttatttctatagcattTACATACACATTGTCCCTTTAACACCTCcaaaacacacttttaaaataatataaagatACACTATATAAACgcatactgcccagagccagctgagataggctccacccccccaccccgacccttgtgaggaataagcggtcaagaaaatggatggattgatataTAAACACATATTTAATAGAGAGCAAGAGCATtggataacacaaaaatattgtgcaGTGTACACCATTATGTGTTAACAGCAAACAAATCCACAAACTTATGTCACAGTATACATCCACAATCATGCCCACAGATGTACtgtacattatgaaataaactaACAGTATGCATAAAAATGATTAGAGGAGGTGATATTCACTATAATCTATAGAAAAAAAACGAGGTTGACCAGAAAGTACGTTCTTATTTCTTCatcttttttcaaatttataCCATGTCAAACTAGCGAGTGAGCCTCCATCTAGTGGTCGACAATAGAATTACACATAATTTAAACTGGTGGATGaataaagttgattttttttttttttttttttcttcgcagCACCCGCAGCAGCAGCTTTGCCTGCCCTCGCTGACCTTCTGCTGACCTCAACGACGCACAACGACGTGCAGGTAGAATGGAAGGCCCGGAAGGAAGGCCTGAAAGGATTCTGGCTCAACTGGCAGAAAAGGGACGGCCATGACTTCACTTCCACATACCTGCCGCCCTCCTCGTACTCAACGCGACTCACACACTTTGCGCCCAGCAgccgtgtgtgcgtgtcccCAATTTACGGCTCGGGCCGAGGAGAGGGCATATGCTGCACGACAGAGAAGTAAACAGGTTAATGGAGTTGAATGTCTCttcggtgctttttttttttttttttttcccagctttGCTTATTTGTGGAAATGCAATATCCGTTTTCCTGGATTAACGAGAGAATGCTGCAATCAAGCAGCTGGTGAACATTAGGCATTTGGAGTGCCAGAGGCACAAGATAACATGTGCGGGACTgaatattcttcttctttttcttttttaatgaactACAGACAGAACATTACAGCATGTCCTGACTGTGGCTTGGCAAATACAAAATACTGATTATTATAACCATCCCTAACACGATAGTCCGAATTTAATTTCCATAACATGACTAATCTTATAActaatattttgacatatttACAGAAAAACACAGGCGCAAGTAATAGACTAACATGTATTTTTGAACAGTCCCGTTTCAGTGTCTTATCTGAGGTGGATGtgactcatgaaaaaaaaaaaaaaagtataaatatgatTCCCCCCACTCTTTTGCCTATAACAGGTTGGTAATTGTCAGAATGGATGACACTCAGACGGCATCTTTTTGATTTAACACGAGTACACCAAGTGCAAGCTTCTTCCATCAGACTCTCCACTTATACAAGCCTAGAACAAAATGTGCTTtacaatttgtgtgtttttaaaaaaaaatctttttatgcTTATTTATGACTGTTGTTCTTGTATTTTTGGGTTAaattaaaagtaataataaaatagaaataatatGTTGTCacacgggcggcacggtagtcgagtggttagcacatctgctgcccagttctgaggtctccggttcgagtccaggctcggaccttcctgggtggagtttgcatgttctccccgtgcccgcgtgggtcttctccgggtactccggtctcctcccacattccaaagacatgcatggcaggttaattgggcgctccgaattgtccctaggtgtgcgtgtgagtgtggatggttgttcgtctctgtgtgccctgcgattggctggcaaccggtccagggtgtccccttcctactgcccagagccagctgagataggcgccagcagcccccgcgacccttgtgaggaataagcggtcaagaaaatggatggatggatggatgttgtcacACGTTGATTGTTGACAGACAGTCCAGTATCATGATCCAAATATGCCTAAGTCCTTGTTGTTCTGGTGTTTGCTTGGTTATGGCGCCATCTAACGGCTATTGTTTGAAATTACAACAAATAACctcatttattttctgtataTGACAATTATGGGTACTCCAGTGTTCcattataataaatacaaaatgtctCGGAATATTTCCCTCTTCCCTCACATTCTGGAAGAGTCTTGACCAGTTTAGCGAGTGttatttgcacaaaagctgTTAAGGTAGTGCAATTTCTTCAAACAAATGCAccataactagtgttgttccgataccgttttttttggcccccgataccaattccgatacccagctttgcagtatcggccgatactgataccctaccgatacctaaggttttttttttactcaatattTTCCTCAACTGAAACATCACACTCAATCTGACAGTCAGTTCAATTGAAACTCTCAGAACTAAGGAGCTTGCACATATGCACATAACGCAGCTATTTCCCGAATACGATTCAGAGTTGGGTCATCATAATAACGTCAACAGCCGTGCTCTTCCCCAAGGATGATGCAGTGCAAATGAAGCATTTCGTTCAGGATGAGCTGATTAATCACTTGTGGTTCATTAGCTTGCAACTTGAGCTCCCCCAGGAACAAACAACATCCTCCTACTCTGTGAGCTAACAAGGAATGATTAAAAACAGCTTCACCTTCCTATGGACCCTGACTGGGAACACCTTGCAAAAGATCCCTAAGTCAgtttggatgacattcttatgATAATCAACAGGAATGAAGCTGCAGCAACTTTTGATATTTGAGACCATCTTTTAGTGCGTTTTGGGTTTAAGAGGCTAGAATGGACGTCGCCATGGAGGAGGACATGGAGCTGGTGGGAATGGGACTTCGTGTCTCGGTGTCCCCGCTCCAAATAGCCATGTACATCTTACTGGTACTGCTCGGCATCGTGGGTAACTCCACCGTAATCGGGGTGATCGGCAAGAGCGTGTTCGTGGAACGCGGCCGGGGGCATAACtcggacatcatcatcatcaacatggCCTTGTCCAATTTGTTGGTGTCGGTCATGAGGAACACACTGCTGGTCATCTCAGACATTGGATTGGAGGTAAGTTGGATGCCTACCGACATACAGTTAATGCCCGTAACTTCTTTTCAATAACGTGTACATTTTCCGCAGCTGTATTCGTCAAAGGAGTGGTGTCGATTTCTCATGGGCGTGTGGGTGTGGCTGCGCTCGGTCAACGTGTGGTCAACACTTTTCCTCAGCGCTTTTCATCTTCAGACTTTAAGGCGGGTGGCTCCAAATACTGGCACCCTTCGTGCACACCGAGGGACTCTGAACACCCTTCTACTCAATCTTGCTTTCATCTGGCTTCTCAACTTTTTATATTCCATTCCTGCATATATCTTTTCTACAAATGGAAATATGAACACCACAGAGGTGAGCGcctggttttgtttgttttgttttgttttaaagattACAATTACAATGTTTTGAATGCATTCTTGAGAAAATATGTTTTCTTGTTCTTTCCACTGTGAGTTATTTTCAATCATGATGCCGTGATTTAAGGAACAGGAAGTTTCTGGATTTatacaatattatatattatgttaTTGAAAATATTGATTGTTCTAATCAGCATAAAATGCCTTTGAGACATCCACATTTCACCCCAAAAGAAGTTGAGATTTCCATGTGAACGTCATAGTCATTGTAATAAATATATGTTATGCTGTCAGATATGCATATTGGTCAAGTTCCACACAAATTTATAAATTAACGTCAGGCAGGTAATATCCATGCAAAAAGCAAAATATGTGATCTTGCTGACAGGGTTGGGCTAATATCTGGGTGTGCAACccgcggctctggagccacatgtggctcatggagccacatgtggctcatgtggctctttagtccctctcaaattgctccctgtggatctctttaaaaaaaaaaaaaaaaaaaaaaaaaacggaagaaattaacgttgtttttttttacgcatttaattttattttttagataaaatattatttaaataaattaataattaaggaaaaaaaataaatattaaaaaatgccaGAGTCCAATTTTTAAGTTcagaataaaatgtcaacaaaattgcccaaaatgtcAGGAAATAGAAAGCCTaaaaaagcaggaaaaaaatgaccaaaagaaatagccataaaatgtccaaagaatgttcataaaattgtcaaaaacatcagaaatttgacagaaaggcagataAATCTAAAAACTTATGaagcatgaaaaataaaaacatacaaaaataaagtagaAGAAAAATAATTGCATGCTGTATATTTATgtgaaataaagtaaaacacaattttggtcattacaatgttaaaatatttttttgcaattccagacagatttttgttgttgtttgtttgacataaaatgtctcttttgacagtaaaagtTGCTTACCGCTGGGCTAATGTAAACATTTAATGGGCACATTACAGTGGTCAAAAAGTTACACCTTGGTCTCATCATACCACAACAAAATATCCCAAACACGTGGGAAATTTGATACGGCATTTGAatgggtgtgcagactttttacATCAATTGTACAATATGACTCCTTTACCTCTTTACCAGACGCTAATGCTGGTGAGCAGCACAACACGCCCCCTGCTGGGCTGCGTGTGGAACTTTCCCTATTCCTTCAGCGGTTTGTCTTACGCCACCACCTCCATGGTCATCCACGAGACCCTTCCTATCATCCTGATGCTCTTCACCAACGTGGGCTCACTGTACACACTTTACACACACGGCAGGTCTTCAGTGAAGGACGCGCCAGTCATCAAAAGGGTGCCAGCTGAGAGACGAGCAGCTAAGGTGGGAGGTGTTTTGTGAACAGCCATTGTAAAACCACCACATCGTGTATTAAGGtgtttggaacttttttttttttttttaatatagttttAATAACATTATTATGAGTTACTCTGTCTTCTCCAGGTGATCCTGGCCCTCATCATGCTCTTCATCGTGTCATGGGGCACCAGCATAATCTCCGTCAACTACTTCAATTACATCCGCGGTTCCTCGGCCGAGTTTCTGCTGGTCATCGCTCGCTTCGCCAACATCATCTTCATCGCGATGTCGCCGATGGTTCTGGCAGTGGGACACCGCCGACTCCGCTCTTTCATTAAATCGATGCTCTCGCATTGAAAAAGCTGCTGACAAAACACCATTGATATtcactggacacttcattaggcacACCTTATGAGATTCAATACAAGAACTGTAAAAAACAGTTTTGATTGAGGCTTATTGTGATTGCCGTAGTCAGTGGTGGCACATTTAGCTCACAGCTCTGAAGTTCATCTCAACTCAATTCAGCTTTATTATACGACACTAAATTACCTATTGATGTGTACATGAGATTTGGCTaacaaaaagtctacacacccctgttcaaatgcttggtttttgtaatgtaaaaaaaaaaaagattaagataaatcatttaaacttaaaaataatatgaaaataCAAGCTCAATTCTACACATGTTTCAAAGTACGGCATCTCAGACAGTAATCAATCAAAACCAAGAATATTATTGTCATCAACCATACAGCTTATGAAGAAGTAACAAAGACGTTACATGTAAACTTGAGAAACTAGTCACCAGCCAAACAAGTAGCATTTACGCCAATGGACAAATTAGAGTCTCCATTTGACCCTCTATGCATGTTTTTGTACTCCGAGAAAACCTTCACAGGAAGAGATTCAAACCTGGGACTCTCTTGAGTATGAGGCTGACATGCTAACCAACCACTGGCCGACTGTGCTGCTATTTATATTTCAATCTGTGTAAAATAATACttcaagaggaagtcaacctcaaacatttcttgacaataatgttacctcactagtctaaacatgacagtctgattaatattactttggtggaatataaattgtgcagcaaaatccagccgtttttaatcGGGGCGGcgattttgctacttgctgtcaactgaagatgacatcacacttggtcagggctcaggcaacgaccaatcacagctcatatgttttctgaagctgagctgtgattggttgtaactgtgacgtcattttcagtcgatagcagGTGTccaaatggctgccttctgatattgttaaaaactgttggattttgctgcttaactcatatttcacgaACGTAATATTTaggctagtggggctgcatagaacataatgtCAAGAAAATTTGGTCAAgtgttttgggttgacttcccctttcaaaCATTCAAtgagcatatttttttcttcctttttttctttaactctGACGCTCATGATTgtgttttctttccttttgaACAACAAAAATGGTTCGTTTTTCATTCTTCCCTTTAGTCTTTGAGGTTTGACCCCCGCCTTCATTGTCTGCACTGTTCTGTTTAAGAACTTTCCACCAGCCCAGTATCATGCCCACAATTCTCCTCCTCAACTTGCCGTGCCCGAGCGCCACGACCATGGGACAGAAGCCCACAAAGAGTGAGGCGGAGAAATGGGCCACAGTCAGCAGGCCTTCGGCGTGGTGGCCTCTGTCGTGGTTGTAGTAGGTCACCGCGGCAACCTGCAGCACCCAGCACACCACGAAGAGCGACACCATCAACATGATGACGTGAGCCGCCTTGCGCTCGCCGGACACGTGCTTGTCCAGCTCCCCGTGTTCTCCCCCCGCAGTCACGGCCCTGATGTGCTTGGCCAGAGAGTGTAGCGTGGCCAAGTTGGTGCAAACCATCAGCACGAGTGGCAACACCTCATTGAAGGCAAGTGAAGCGGAGGCAAacgctgccccctgctggctgGAGGGGAACTCCCAAATGCAGCCAAGGAGGGGCCTGGTGGTACAGCTGATCACCATCAGCTCCACGGTGGCGTTGCCATGGACGTGGGTGCTGTAGACCAGAGCGGGGGTAGAGAAAGCCAGGTTGGCCCCCCACACCACCCCCAGGATGATCCAGACACGCCGCCTCTCTCGCTGCAGGGCCAGAGGTCCGAAGGTCACGCGCTGTCGCCTCAGTGTGGTGCAGTGGAAAACGCTGAGCGCCAAAGTCACCCAGCAGCCAACAGCTCGCCACCACACCCACAGCAGCATGAAGACTCGACACCAACCCGGAGACAGACTCACGTCCAAGCCCAAGTCCGAAACAAAAATGGGCACGGTGCGGAAAAGTGAGGTGAGGAGGTTGGCCAGCGACAGATGCACGAGTATCGTGTCAGAGGGTGGAAGCCTCCGGGATGGACTCTCAGTGGCGGCCTGGACTACCTGCGAGGAAGACGGGAGGTTTAAGTcaatcaatcatggctcacctgttgtctgaagctgagccgtgattggtcaacacatgAGCGCTGAGaaactttgatgtcatttgCAGCCTTCAACtcggcaaaatggctgccaactgagatgggtaaaaacagatagattttactgcttaaagGTGGGgttttccgttttcactcaggaaaatgctctatattaatacaggatgtatacccatgaactccttctcaatctacacctttgggcttctgttaatgtgtggtggtgatttttttcctaaaccgcCTTTAAGTTAAAGAGcagataaaagaaaacaaagactGGTAAATAGTAGAGGTACTGTTTGAACTCCATCACTTCGTCACACgaaagtgaaaaataaacatCTTTTCTAAATTTAACACACCAAAAACAATAGTGTTGTGCCACTCTCAAATGCTGCTAGTGTGTTTGTTAAATGTTTGAAACGATAACCCATTGAAAATGGATGCTACTTTTGTTAGCAACGTTCTTTTGTCtacacagaaagaaagaaagaaagaaagaaagaaagaatataCTCCAATTCCACCATCACCATGTCGCAACAAGAGGCGCTAACCACTAGCTTAGCTCGCAAGCTAGCAGCTTTCCAGGTCTCGTTCACAACGTCACCTCCTGGCGTGGGAATTTAAAAAACCACACTGAGCTGTTGTGTAAATTATGGCATCCAGGGAGAATGAATTTTCGGaaggcatagctagctagcgaacTGCTCCTGcaggtgtaaaaataaatatcatgAACGTTAcagtaaaatacatatttactgtaatcttacaataaaattttaataacttggagcaaagacacaaaaaaaacttgtctaCACAAAAACCAAGTTCCCACAGCTTTGCTAACATTGCgaattaatgaacaaaaaaaagctaaattaggaAGAGAAGTATCTCTAGTCTATTGTATCTGCGAACTTTAACTTGAACTTTTAACTGTTGCTGTTTATTCTACCTGTAAGActgcaagataaaaaaataaaaaaataaaatacatttttcgaTTTACATCTTGTTTACCCATGAAGgttgaaaaaagtaaaaaaaataataataataataataataataataataataataataataataataataataataaactatttTGCCAAAAGACAATAGCCTACATAATTCTGTTTCCAAATGTAGGAAGTAAAAgttgacagaaaataaaaactcaagtcAAGTAGGCTACAGTAAAATACCTGACATATTTAAACCGCACAGCTTAACATAAGACAAGCTTTGATTGTCTCACCACAAAGATGACCAAGAAGTTCCCCAGGATGCCACAAAAAACGAGCATCCCAAACAGAATAGCATCTACAGTGAGCACGGCCGACATGGCCTCACGTACACGGTGACATTGTTTGCACACTCACACTGGATCATGGAGGTTCATATCGTCCATGAAAGAAGCTGATGCTCCGCTTTATCTTTTATATGCCCACACAAAGATTCGCTGACTATCATCAAGGTTCGTTTAGTTTGATATGCAGACATTTTCCATCACTTCTCTCTGCATCACCAAGCAGCCACCAGAACAAGCGTGTTCTCAATCACTTCATGATAGCTTTGTGCAGTTTAAATGATTCCAAGAAAAGCATACAAATATACATGCTGCAGAGCATTTTGAAAGCTTTCTGTGACTCCTAATAATCCCTGTTATTTAAgatattttataataattaatgTCTAGTCTAACTGAAACTGAAATCCCATGTGACCCCTCAGGCACCGATCAGCATTTTCCTTTTATCAGTCAGCAAATCGTCCTTACCCTTAGGCACTAATTTCCTTACTGGTGTCTCTCTCGGGATCAGATTGCATTTGCACAGAATCAACTCACAAAGAcctctttaaatgtgtttaaactcCTCTTTAAACTCAACAGCATGTatgttgaggttttttttttattccctctcaataaacacaacaaatataCAGAATGACTTGACCTAATACATTGGTTATCTCTCTAGAGTTTATCCTGCTTTTTGCAGACAAATATCTACAGCTAGGAGCAATAATTGCTGCTTTGGTTCTTCATTAAACATAAATACTCACTGGCCTCAAAATCAAAATCTAAGTTTAGGTGTTTCCcccggacaaaaaaaaaagaagaagaaaaaaaaaaaaagaagattagTATATAAACTGCGCACAAAACTTTTTGTCGACTAAGTTCATTGGAGGCTATTAGGTGCACAGTGTGGCACCGCGCCACCGGGTGGcgcttctttgtttttgtggacATGGGTcgtttcttttgctttttttttttggcggggaatgttttttcttttttgtttctttttaataaacGTTAATGTGGGGACTTCAATTGCtctccctttttgtttttgctgtccCGCTGCGCCGTCCACGGAAAATCAGCCCCCCAATCTGGACACTGAAAAAGGGTTCAGGTTGCTTAACACTTTTCCTACGCCCATGTGTGCTGGCtggggactgtttttttttttgttttttttggcagcacTTGCGTGGGATTGTGACTCACGCCGATTTGTTGATGGCCACTAATCTCTTCACGCGCACGCGTGCACTGTGCGGCGCGCGCCCCTCGCGTGCACAcgcccacggcggacatcagaGCTATACAAGTCAGGAGCGACAAGGAGAAGACGGCCGACAGACCCGCTGGCGCCGTTTAACCCAGGAAGTAAGTGCCGAGCTTCAATGGCGAGTCGATCGATGACGCGATTGATTTGAAgtcttgtgttgttgttttttttaaagctcctTTCCTTTCTCTCTGGTTGTGTGATCTCTGTCACAGATGCTTCAACCGAAGTGTCCTCGGCCGTGGTCGCGCTTCCCTCCTCCACGCGGATGTTGATCCGATTTATGGCCGCCATCAGCAAGTCGGACCAGAAGAGATGAGCAGCCAACAGCGGCCGTCGGTGCTCGCTTTAGCGGCACTGCTGCTCTGCACAGCACAACACAGGACTcatggcagcagcagcagctcatcatcatcatcatcatcatcatcatcatcatctgcaaCACCATCAGAGGTGACAGGGGAGGATTTTGGGATGCAGCGCAGGTGGCTCAAACACCATGGCAACAGCAGTCAGGAAAGCAGGCCGTGGCAGAGAGCGTCACGCCTCAACGCTTCCACGGTGGCGACGGTCAAGTGGAGCCCGGCATCACCGCTGTGTGCC
Encoded here:
- the LOC144024306 gene encoding olfactory receptor class A-like protein 4 — protein: MDVAMEEDMELVGMGLRVSVSPLQIAMYILLVLLGIVGNSTVIGVIGKSVFVERGRGHNSDIIIINMALSNLLVSVMRNTLLVISDIGLELYSSKEWCRFLMGVWVWLRSVNVWSTLFLSAFHLQTLRRVAPNTGTLRAHRGTLNTLLLNLAFIWLLNFLYSIPAYIFSTNGNMNTTETLMLVSSTTRPLLGCVWNFPYSFSGLSYATTSMVIHETLPIILMLFTNVGSLYTLYTHGRSSVKDAPVIKRVPAERRAAKVILALIMLFIVSWGTSIISVNYFNYIRGSSAEFLLVIARFANIIFIAMSPMVLAVGHRRLRSFIKSMLSH
- the ora4 gene encoding olfactory receptor class A-like protein 4; this translates as MSAVLTVDAILFGMLVFCGILGNFLVIFVVVQAATESPSRRLPPSDTILVHLSLANLLTSLFRTVPIFVSDLGLDVSLSPGWCRVFMLLWVWWRAVGCWVTLALSVFHCTTLRRQRVTFGPLALQRERRRVWIILGVVWGANLAFSTPALVYSTHVHGNATVELMVISCTTRPLLGCIWEFPSSQQGAAFASASLAFNEVLPLVLMVCTNLATLHSLAKHIRAVTAGGEHGELDKHVSGERKAAHVIMLMVSLFVVCWVLQVAAVTYYNHDRGHHAEGLLTVAHFSASLFVGFCPMVVALGHGKLRRRIVGMILGWWKVLKQNSADNEGGGQTSKTKGKNEKRTIFVVQKERKHNHERQS